The following proteins are co-located in the Shouchella hunanensis genome:
- a CDS encoding DUF423 domain-containing protein, with amino-acid sequence MGRLFIFIGAIVMALSVAIGAFGAHGLEGRISERMLKNYQTGVQYHMIHGIGLLFVGILSLKMLGNQMVHGAGWAFLIGIVLFSGSLYVMALTGITKLGAITPIGGLAFIVGWVLLGIAAMRHL; translated from the coding sequence ATGGGAAGATTATTTATCTTCATTGGTGCGATTGTCATGGCGTTATCAGTAGCAATTGGTGCATTTGGCGCGCACGGATTGGAAGGGCGCATTAGCGAGCGAATGTTGAAAAATTACCAGACAGGCGTACAGTATCATATGATTCACGGTATTGGTTTACTGTTTGTAGGAATACTGTCGTTAAAAATGCTCGGCAATCAAATGGTTCATGGAGCAGGTTGGGCGTTTTTAATTGGTATTGTCCTATTCTCAGGGAGCCTATACGTTATGGCGCTAACCGGCATAACGAAGCTTGGTGCCATTACACCTATTGGCGGACTTGCTTTTATTGTTGGTTGGGTATTGCTAGGGATTGCGGCTATGCGGCACTTGTAA
- a CDS encoding GNAT family N-acetyltransferase, protein MIRVRPYTLADFDGLLQVQKEAFPPPYPAEQLWNKDDISAHVDTFPEGALLAEYNNIIVGSATSLLTNAADRSHSWSDISDNGTIRQTHDPNGQTLYGIDLCVRPTYRKLGVAKALYDARKETVRTLQLQRYAAGSRLPGYHHYAQTLAIEEYVERVQAGKRTDPVLSFMLKQGLTVVRIEKDYLPDEESHHYGVIVEWRP, encoded by the coding sequence ATGATTCGCGTTCGTCCTTATACTTTAGCTGATTTCGATGGTTTATTACAAGTCCAAAAAGAAGCATTTCCACCACCTTATCCAGCGGAGCAACTCTGGAATAAAGACGACATCTCAGCTCATGTTGACACCTTTCCAGAAGGGGCACTTCTTGCTGAATACAATAACATAATTGTTGGTTCGGCTACATCGCTATTAACAAATGCTGCTGACCGTTCTCATTCTTGGAGTGACATAAGTGATAACGGAACCATTCGACAAACCCATGACCCTAATGGTCAGACGTTGTATGGGATTGATTTATGTGTTCGCCCGACGTATCGAAAGCTCGGGGTTGCAAAAGCCCTTTATGATGCAAGAAAAGAAACCGTGCGAACGTTACAATTGCAACGCTATGCCGCTGGTAGTCGGTTACCAGGTTACCATCACTATGCACAAACATTAGCAATAGAAGAATACGTCGAACGCGTACAAGCTGGTAAGAGAACCGACCCTGTTCTTTCCTTTATGTTAAAACAAGGGTTAACCGTTGTTCGCATTGAAAAAGATTATTTACCTGACGAGGAATCACACCATTATGGTGTAATTGTTGAATGGCGGCCTTGA
- a CDS encoding exonuclease domain-containing protein — translation MNLMTIMRQISARFTSGVSSSNSDQASQMARFRHYQKEAQKDVLDEPLHELPMVVFDLETSGFQPDYGDSILSIGAVKIKGSSILHDHFYKTIKPKRTPSAEILQLTGLTTAELEQSEALKDVLLAFYQFVGSSTLIAHHAAHERRFMRHATWHELGRTFTHRLIDTSFLTQLTAAHQSFEQLEEWCHAYDIVVGNRHHALADAHMAAQLWVKHLVVADHAGYSTLSDLYKALAAKK, via the coding sequence ATGAACTTAATGACAATCATGCGGCAAATTTCGGCACGATTTACTTCAGGTGTTTCGTCCTCAAACTCCGATCAAGCAAGTCAAATGGCGCGCTTTCGTCATTATCAAAAGGAAGCGCAAAAGGATGTGCTGGATGAACCGCTACATGAACTACCAATGGTTGTTTTTGACCTAGAGACAAGTGGATTTCAGCCAGATTATGGTGATTCGATTCTTTCAATCGGAGCAGTGAAAATTAAAGGTTCTTCAATCTTACATGACCATTTCTATAAAACGATTAAGCCAAAACGGACCCCATCTGCAGAAATTTTACAACTAACCGGGTTAACTACGGCAGAGTTAGAACAATCAGAGGCGTTAAAGGACGTTTTATTGGCATTTTACCAGTTTGTTGGTTCATCAACCCTTATTGCTCACCATGCTGCCCATGAGCGACGATTTATGCGGCATGCTACATGGCATGAACTCGGTCGAACGTTCACACATCGATTAATTGATACATCCTTTTTGACGCAGCTTACAGCAGCACATCAGTCGTTTGAACAGTTAGAAGAGTGGTGTCATGCGTACGATATTGTAGTAGGGAATCGTCATCATGCTCTTGCAGATGCGCATATGGCCGCTCAATTATGGGTGAAGCACCTAGTGGTTGCCGATCATGCTGGCTACTCAACTCTATCTGACTTATACAAAGCGCTTGCTGCTAAAAAGTAG
- a CDS encoding DUF294 nucleotidyltransferase-like domain-containing protein, with translation MKQRLCEQEQRRNDAVQVALDKTIKELGEIPAPFAFFFMGSAGREEQLYQTDQDHGIIYDGEEACQRYFLFLGEEIVKALEDKGYERCTGGVMASNKGWCRSYEEWNEQLNFWIKENQFEHVRYLLTFFDARTVLGDDQWLKRLKQRLFFEIRKGHIPMSRFTENTGRIPKGLNGFGQLLEDNYGEYQGTINLKEQVLFPYVNGMRLLALQEGIESASTWARMQQSAFMTSEQHVMASFLEIQNKRVLWGENHGTFTHVFPNNLTKEERKFLKACIREGRSFYRGIQQSHE, from the coding sequence ATGAAGCAGCGGTTATGTGAGCAAGAACAGCGACGTAACGATGCTGTGCAAGTTGCTTTAGATAAAACGATTAAGGAGCTGGGAGAAATCCCTGCTCCCTTTGCGTTTTTCTTTATGGGTAGTGCAGGAAGAGAGGAACAGCTTTATCAAACAGATCAAGATCACGGCATCATTTACGACGGGGAAGAAGCGTGTCAACGATATTTTCTCTTTTTAGGAGAGGAGATCGTTAAAGCACTGGAAGATAAGGGATACGAACGGTGTACAGGAGGGGTTATGGCCTCAAATAAGGGCTGGTGTCGATCCTATGAGGAGTGGAATGAACAACTTAACTTTTGGATAAAAGAGAATCAATTTGAGCATGTCCGCTATTTGTTAACGTTCTTTGATGCTAGGACTGTGTTAGGTGATGATCAGTGGCTCAAGCGCCTAAAGCAACGTCTCTTTTTTGAGATAAGAAAAGGGCACATTCCGATGAGTCGCTTTACGGAAAATACAGGTAGAATCCCTAAGGGTTTGAATGGGTTTGGTCAATTGCTGGAAGATAACTATGGTGAGTATCAAGGGACGATCAATTTAAAAGAACAGGTGCTTTTTCCTTATGTGAATGGGATGCGATTACTTGCATTGCAGGAAGGTATTGAATCGGCATCGACATGGGCGCGTATGCAGCAAAGTGCATTTATGACAAGCGAACAACATGTAATGGCATCTTTTTTAGAGATTCAAAATAAACGTGTGCTATGGGGAGAGAATCATGGAACATTTACACATGTTTTTCCGAATAACCTTACAAAAGAGGAGCGGAAATTTCTTAAAGCATGTATTCGAGAAGGGCGATCGTTTTATCGGGGCATTCAACAAAGTCATGAATAG
- a CDS encoding YwdI family protein produces the protein MLIKVEHLIEQMERQIENMKGATNRDNWVDVKEAASIIESYCHVIKGSQQVDEPLQAPAPQKPAMQSPVQPAPQKPVLKQPTTEADEREEKRNLLDF, from the coding sequence ATGCTCATTAAAGTTGAACATCTCATTGAACAAATGGAACGACAAATAGAGAACATGAAGGGAGCGACAAACAGGGACAATTGGGTGGATGTTAAAGAAGCAGCCTCCATTATTGAAAGTTACTGTCACGTAATAAAGGGCAGTCAGCAAGTAGATGAACCGCTGCAAGCACCAGCACCGCAAAAACCAGCTATGCAGTCTCCTGTGCAGCCTGCTCCACAAAAACCAGTACTTAAACAACCAACGACAGAAGCAGATGAACGAGAAGAAAAACGCAATTTGCTTGATTTTTAG